One Drosophila santomea strain STO CAGO 1482 chromosome X, Prin_Dsan_1.1, whole genome shotgun sequence DNA segment encodes these proteins:
- the LOC120454945 gene encoding LOW QUALITY PROTEIN: uncharacterized protein LOC120454945 (The sequence of the model RefSeq protein was modified relative to this genomic sequence to represent the inferred CDS: inserted 1 base in 1 codon; substituted 1 base at 1 genomic stop codon) — protein MESSACRVCLEDKENMLNVFQATPATGISXARMISHWSGYPVMPQDPFPKTIGLSCVQDAHSAYQMDHAHWQEHSVKEDVTEEVAEEEKERISSISKXRRKQSMTVTACWSQSMIFGIPGGIHTAGNQAPSHVRNEPLVENDENAWPNSNSNWNGNVSKSSAQQKPNKNKKKNNNNKKNKAPMWLHTDERPYKRSQYSKSYSHCRSLRRHEKVHRTEPAVGFRKRK, from the exons ATGGAGTCTTCTGCATGCCGTGTTTGTTTGGAGGACAAGGAGAACATGCTAAACGTCTTCCAAGCGACACCGGCAACCGGGATTT TAGCGCGCATGATTTCCCATTGGAGCGGCTACCCAGTCATGCCGCAGGATCCCTTTCCCAAGACCATTGGCTTATCCTGTGTGCAGGATGCGCACAGTGCCTACCAGATGGACCACGCGCACTGGCAAGAGCACTCGGTGAAGGAGGATGTAACGGAGGAGGTagcggaggaggagaaggagcgaATCAGTTCGATATCCAAGTGAAGGAGGAAACAATCGATGACAGTCACTGCGTGCTGGAGCCAATCGATGATCTTTGGAATTCCGGGGGGGATTCACACGGCAGGTAACCAGGCTCCATCGCACGTGAGGAACGAGCCACTGGTGGAGAACGATGAGAATGCCTGGCCCAACTCAAACTCCAACTGGAATGGCAATGTCAGCAAGAGTAGCGCGCAGCAGAAACCCAATAAGaataagaaaaagaataataataataagaagaATAAGGCTCCCATGTGGCTTCATACCGATGAACGACCTTACAAGCGTTCCCAGTACTCCAAGTCCTACTCACACTGCCGCAGTCTTAGGCGCCATGAGAAAGTACACAGGACGGAACCTGCAGTTGGGTTCAGGAAGCGGAAATGA